One segment of Mycolicibacterium neworleansense DNA contains the following:
- the fdhD gene encoding formate dehydrogenase accessory sulfurtransferase FdhD encodes MGRVTARRRAHHLTGATAEARPETLVVEEPLEIRVDGTPLTVTMRTPGADVELAQGFLLTEGLIAQREDLVSVRYCRGADVDGVNSYNVLDATLASHVPPPEVDVTRNFYTTSSCGVCGKASLEAVRLSSKHCPGDDPSTVAAAVLSAMPGKLREAQKVFNSTGGLHAAALFTDDGTMLVVREDIGRHNAVDKVIGWALEHNRIPSTATVLLVSGRASFELTQKAVMAGIPILAAVSAPSSLAVDLAAQSGLTLVAFLRGDSMNVYTRPDRITR; translated from the coding sequence GTGGGCCGGGTAACCGCGCGCCGGCGGGCCCACCATCTGACCGGAGCCACGGCCGAGGCGCGCCCGGAAACCCTGGTGGTCGAGGAACCGCTGGAGATCCGTGTCGACGGCACACCGCTGACCGTCACGATGCGCACGCCGGGCGCCGATGTCGAATTGGCCCAAGGCTTTCTGCTGACCGAAGGCCTGATCGCGCAACGCGAAGATCTGGTGTCGGTGCGCTACTGCCGTGGCGCCGATGTGGATGGGGTCAATAGCTACAACGTGTTGGACGCGACCTTGGCCTCGCATGTCCCGCCGCCTGAGGTTGATGTCACCCGCAACTTCTACACCACCTCGTCGTGCGGGGTGTGCGGCAAGGCCTCGCTGGAGGCGGTGCGGTTGAGCAGCAAGCACTGCCCAGGCGATGACCCGTCGACCGTTGCCGCCGCGGTGCTCTCGGCGATGCCCGGGAAGCTGCGGGAAGCGCAGAAGGTCTTCAACAGCACCGGCGGCCTGCACGCCGCGGCACTTTTCACCGACGACGGCACCATGCTGGTCGTCCGCGAGGACATCGGCAGACACAACGCTGTCGACAAGGTGATCGGATGGGCGTTGGAGCACAACCGGATTCCGTCAACCGCCACCGTGCTCCTGGTCAGCGGCCGGGCCTCGTTCGAGCTCACCCAGAAGGCCGTCATGGCCGGTATCCCGATCCTGGCGGCGGTGTCGGCGCCGTCCTCGCTGGCGGTCGATCTTGCCGCGCAATCAGGCCTGACCCTGGTGGCATTTCTGCGGGGCGATTCGATGAACGTCTACACCCGTCCTGACCGGATCACCCGCTAG